Proteins from a single region of Thermococcus sp. CX2:
- a CDS encoding translation initiation factor IF-5A, whose protein sequence is MGDKTKVQVSKLKPGRYILIDGEPCRIANITVSSPGKHGSAKARIEAVGIFDGKVRSIVKPTSAEVDVPIIDKRTAQIIAMTPDTVQIMDMETYELYDVPIETGVADEVKDQLKEGINVEYWETLGRIKIMKLKGE, encoded by the coding sequence ATGGGAGACAAGACTAAGGTTCAGGTTAGCAAGCTCAAGCCTGGAAGGTACATCCTCATCGACGGTGAGCCCTGCAGAATAGCGAACATAACCGTTTCCTCCCCAGGTAAGCACGGCTCCGCCAAGGCGAGGATTGAGGCCGTTGGCATCTTCGACGGCAAGGTCAGGAGCATCGTCAAGCCCACCAGCGCAGAGGTTGACGTTCCGATAATCGACAAGAGGACCGCCCAGATCATCGCCATGACCCCAGACACCGTCCAGATCATGGACATGGAGACCTACGAGCTCTACGATGTCCCAATAGAGACCGGCGTCGCTGACGAGGTCAAGGACCAGCTCAAGGAGGGCATCAACGTCGAGTACTGGGAGACCCTGGGCAGGATCAAGATAATGAAGCTAAAGGGCGAGTGA
- a CDS encoding sodium-dependent transporter, giving the protein MRKISVLMAFLITGYILGIWNFLVLPKYYITFGLKGFLVSLIPMLIALFLIYSEAESTKRTRYLIYELFFKIARTPALIFTLIMFLLIMLGVTTYYTSYSLIYIFGLEASYVPILGVVTVLISAVLLLMAKGRTLEFISVISILFVLFAIISAVLIRNQALSAVTTPQAVQYMERAVSSITSFGQPLTFKGVLYMLVSVLISFGLGAGVYYVVGSFTPEELDLRKVLGIVFILQIVLSFAAAFTVAYSLGAAYQGFDRSFHNPNIPPEESMKLFLKFTDLKEYATDSTKSPIDSIEVFYSIPEVLKGNIANADRLIYLLMLSLYFAGLTTIIILIEMGSQILSEVMQLDRSGSLAIVSVIGMIIAGLMMVSDIRMMFVVVPFSVGALIAAAEAYPLLSSELAHNKGAVEAVILLLLLGGLVTLYYTFRAPLTTVKIGALLGLVLFVPMLMNGMLIKGRR; this is encoded by the coding sequence ATGAGAAAAATAAGCGTCCTTATGGCGTTCCTAATAACCGGGTACATTCTTGGAATCTGGAACTTCCTGGTTCTACCGAAGTATTACATAACCTTCGGACTGAAGGGCTTTTTGGTTTCGCTGATTCCAATGCTGATAGCCCTGTTCCTGATCTACAGTGAAGCTGAGAGCACTAAAAGGACAAGGTATCTAATCTATGAGCTGTTCTTTAAGATAGCGAGGACACCCGCCCTGATATTCACCCTGATAATGTTTCTGCTGATAATGCTCGGTGTAACAACATACTACACTTCCTACAGCCTCATATACATCTTCGGACTTGAAGCGAGCTACGTTCCCATCTTAGGGGTTGTAACGGTTCTAATCTCCGCAGTGCTTTTACTCATGGCCAAGGGCAGGACCCTTGAGTTCATCTCTGTTATATCCATACTCTTCGTGCTCTTCGCCATAATATCAGCCGTTCTTATTAGGAACCAGGCCCTGAGCGCTGTTACCACCCCACAGGCTGTTCAGTACATGGAGAGAGCAGTTTCATCAATAACCTCCTTTGGCCAACCCTTGACGTTCAAAGGAGTTCTCTACATGCTCGTTTCGGTTCTCATCTCCTTCGGCCTTGGCGCGGGAGTTTACTACGTGGTGGGCAGCTTTACCCCCGAGGAGCTTGACCTGAGGAAGGTTCTGGGCATAGTGTTCATACTCCAGATAGTCCTCAGTTTTGCCGCAGCATTCACCGTTGCTTACTCCCTCGGCGCGGCCTATCAGGGATTCGATAGGAGCTTCCACAATCCCAATATCCCACCAGAGGAGTCCATGAAGCTCTTCCTCAAGTTCACAGACCTCAAGGAGTATGCCACCGACAGCACCAAGAGCCCGATAGACTCGATTGAGGTCTTCTACTCGATCCCCGAGGTTCTCAAGGGCAACATAGCAAATGCTGACAGGTTAATCTACCTGCTCATGCTTTCACTGTACTTCGCAGGCCTAACAACCATCATAATCCTTATCGAGATGGGCAGCCAGATACTTTCAGAGGTCATGCAGCTCGACAGGAGCGGGAGCCTTGCCATTGTTTCCGTAATTGGCATGATAATAGCCGGCCTCATGATGGTCAGTGATATCAGAATGATGTTCGTAGTTGTGCCCTTCAGTGTTGGTGCCCTCATAGCTGCAGCAGAGGCTTATCCACTCCTGTCCTCCGAGTTAGCCCACAACAAAGGAGCCGTGGAGGCAGTGATACTCCTGCTATTACTGGGTGGTCTGGTGACCCTCTACTACACCTTCAGGGCACCTTTGACCACGGTGAAGATAGGCGCACTGCTCGGCCTCGTGCTCTTTGTGCCGATGCTTATGAACGGCATGCTGATAAAAGGCAGGCGTTGA
- the speB gene encoding agmatinase: protein MEFLYTYDTLKLEFPLVEPENAKFVILGVPFDGTTSYKPGTRFGPTLIRQATLNLESYILDYGMDIAELPIADIGDIAVIAGDAKGTAERVRETIEELKRTNPDAIPITLGGEHSITLGPVEALKPASYVVFDAHLDLRDQYENNPYNHACVARRISELGIREAIFGVRSGTREEVEYAEEKGIAWVHARDYSFDAFVELVKPLPEPVYLSVDIDVFDLSMVPSTGTPEAGGLRFWEVIEALEWLVENKKIAGFDITEVAGTELGDVTALTAAKLLFYFIGAMGRDI, encoded by the coding sequence GTGGAATTCCTCTACACCTACGACACCCTCAAACTCGAGTTTCCCCTCGTCGAGCCGGAAAATGCCAAGTTCGTAATTCTTGGAGTCCCCTTCGACGGAACAACCTCCTACAAGCCTGGAACCAGATTCGGTCCAACGCTCATCAGGCAGGCAACGCTCAACCTCGAGAGCTACATTCTAGACTACGGCATGGATATAGCCGAGCTCCCCATAGCGGATATTGGAGACATAGCGGTCATTGCCGGTGATGCCAAGGGCACGGCGGAAAGGGTGAGAGAAACCATCGAAGAGCTAAAGAGGACAAACCCCGACGCAATACCAATAACCCTCGGCGGCGAGCACTCGATAACCCTCGGTCCGGTCGAGGCCCTCAAGCCTGCCAGCTACGTCGTGTTCGATGCACATCTCGACCTCCGTGACCAGTATGAGAACAACCCCTACAACCACGCGTGTGTGGCGAGAAGGATTTCCGAGCTCGGGATTAGGGAGGCCATCTTCGGGGTGAGGAGCGGAACGAGGGAAGAGGTGGAATACGCCGAGGAGAAAGGCATCGCCTGGGTTCACGCGAGGGATTACTCCTTCGATGCCTTCGTGGAGCTGGTTAAACCCCTTCCGGAGCCGGTTTACCTCTCGGTGGACATCGACGTCTTTGACCTCTCGATGGTTCCGAGCACTGGTACGCCCGAGGCTGGTGGCCTGAGGTTCTGGGAGGTTATCGAGGCCCTCGAATGGCTCGTCGAGAACAAGAAGATAGCCGGCTTCGACATAACCGAGGTTGCAGGGACGGAGCTGGGAGATGTAACTGCCCTCACCGCAGCAAAGCTGCTCTTTTACTTCATCGGAGCAATGGGAAGGGATATCTGA